Proteins from a single region of Rhodospirillales bacterium:
- the nuoI gene encoding NADH-quinone oxidoreductase subunit NuoI, which translates to MSFIDRTARTVLLSELVSGLALTFKYMFRPKVTLNYPYEKGPISPRFRGEHALRRYPNGEERCIACKLCEAICPAQAITIEAEPREDGSRRTTRYDIDMVKCIYCGYCQEACPVDAIVEGPNFEFSTETREELLYDKDKLLANGDRWETEIAASLAADAPYR; encoded by the coding sequence ATGAGTTTCATAGATCGCACGGCCCGTACCGTTCTTCTCTCCGAGCTGGTCTCGGGGCTGGCGCTCACCTTCAAGTACATGTTCCGGCCGAAGGTGACGCTCAATTATCCTTACGAAAAAGGGCCGATCAGCCCGCGTTTCCGCGGCGAGCATGCCTTGCGCCGCTATCCCAACGGCGAGGAGCGCTGCATCGCCTGCAAGCTGTGCGAGGCGATCTGCCCGGCGCAGGCAATCACCATCGAGGCGGAACCCCGCGAGGATGGCAGCCGGCGGACCACGCGGTACGATATCGACATGGTCAAGTGCATCTATTGTGGCTACTGCCAGGAGGCGTGTCCGGTCGATGCGATCGTCGAGGGGCCGAACTTCGAATTCTCCACCGAGACGCGCGAAGAGCTGCTCTACGACAAGGACAAGCTTTTGGCCAACGGCGACCGCTGGGAAACAGAGATTGCTGCCAGTCTGG